A single window of Polyodon spathula isolate WHYD16114869_AA chromosome 2, ASM1765450v1, whole genome shotgun sequence DNA harbors:
- the LOC121300388 gene encoding hydroxymethylglutaryl-CoA synthase, cytoplasmic-like yields the protein MPGSVPANGEASWPKDVGIVAVEIYLPSQYVDQAELEQFDGVDAGKYTIGLGQAKMGFCSDREDINSLCLTVVQRLMERNCLSYESIGRLEVGTETIIDKSKSVKTVLMQLFEESGNTDVEGIDTTNACYGGTAALFNAVNWVESSSWDGRYALVVAGDIAVYATGSARPTGGAGAVAMLVGPNAPLVFDRGLRGTHMQHAYDFYKPDMVSEYPVVDGKLSIQCYLSALDRCYTVFRNKIHAQWQKEGSNKRFSLEDFGFMIFHSPYCKLVQKSLARLVLNDFLSHPNPNTESGIFSGLEAFRDVKPEDTYFDRDVEKAFMKASAELYNQKTKASLLVSNQNGNMYTPSVYGCLASVLAQNSPQQLAGERIGVFSYGSGFAATLYSIRVTQDATPGSSLDKLTASLCDLKSRLDSRRRVAPELFAENMKLRQETHHLANYIPQGSVDDLFPGTWFLTKVDEKHRRQYARRPLNENGPLEAGLVHSTASEHIPSPAKKVPRIPSIAKGPETIAISNGEQSYLCEVKN from the exons ATGCCTGGATCCGTCCCAGCTAACGGGGAAGCCAGCTGGCCCAAAGATGTGGGCATCGTAGCCGTGGAGATATACTTGCCCTCCCAGTACGTTGACCAGGCAGAGCTGGAGCAGTTCGACGGTGTAGATGCAGGCAAGTACACCATCGGCCTAGGCCAGGCCAAGATGGGCTTCTGCTCAGACCGAGAAGACATCAACTCACTGTGCCTGACCGTGGTCCAGAGGCTAATGGAGAGGAACTGCCTGTCCTACGAAAGCATAGGGAGGCTGGAGGTGGGCACTGAGACCATCATTGACAAGTCCAAGTCCGTGAAGACAGTCCTCATGCAGCTGTTTGAGGAGTCAGGCAACACAGATGTGGAAGGCATTGACACGACCAACGCCTGCTATGGGGGAACAGCAGCTCTCTTCAACGCAGTCAACTGGGTAGAGTCCAGCTCCTGGGATG GCCGATATGCACTAGTTGTTGCAGGAGACATTGCTGTCTACGCTACTGGAAGTGCTAGGCCAACAGGGGGCGCTGGAGCTGTAGCCATGCTTGTTGGTCCCAATGCTCCTTTAGTTTTTGACAGAG GTCTGCGCGGAACGCACATGCAGCATGCCTATGATTTCTACAAGCCTGATATGGTGTCCGAATATCCAGTTGTTGATGGAAAATTGTCCATTCAGTGCTACCTCAGTGCATTAGACCGGTGTTATACTGTGTTTCGCAACAAAATCCATGCGCAATGGCAGAAAG AGGGCAGTAACAAGCGCTTCAGCCTGGAGGATTTCGGTTTCATGATCTTCCACTCACCCTATTGCAAGTTGGTGCAGAAATCACTGGCTCGCCTAGTGCTGAATGACTTCCTCagccaccccaaccccaacacagAGAGCGGGATCTTCAGCGGCCTGGAAGCCTTCAG GGATGTGAAACCAGAAGACACTTACTTTGATCGAGATGTGGAAAAAGCCTTCATGAAGGCTAGTGCAGAACTGTATAATCAGAAAACCAAGGCGTCTCTGCTCGTTTCAAACCAGAATGGCAATATGTACACACCATCTGTGTATGGCTGCCTTGCCTCTGTCCTTGCACA GAACAGCCCACAGCAGTTGGCAGGAGAGAGGATCGGAGTTTTCTCTTATGGGTCAGGCTTTGCTGCTACACTGTACTCTATCCGAGTGACTCAAGATGCTACTCCTG gCTCCTCGTTGGATAAGCTTACTGCCAGCCTGTGTGACCTCAAGTCCCGTCTTGACTCCAGGAGGAGAGTAGCACCGGAGCTCTTTGCTGAGAATATGAAGCTTAGACAAGAGACTCACCACCTAG CAAACTACATCCCTCAGGGCTCAGTAGATGATTTGTTCCCTGGAACGTGGTTCCTAACAAAAGTGGATGAGAAGCACCGGAGGCAGTATGCGAGACGGCCCCTGAATGAGAATGGACCTCTGGAAGCTGGATTAGTTCATTCCACTGCTTCAGAG CACATACCCAGTCCTGCTAAGAAAGTGCCAAGGATTCCTTCCATTGCTAAAGGGCCAGAAACCATTGCCATTAGCAATGGAGAGCAGAGTTACCTCTGTGAGGTGAAGAACTGA
- the LOC121300401 gene encoding serine/threonine-protein kinase NIM1-like, whose protein sequence is MTAVYMNGGTLGSQRYARWSRQDSAEDYPCAEHYTEEEDGRQRRLTPFEKLTLDMSQDEKVVKELTLGKRIGFYRVRGEIGSGNFSNVKLGIHSLTKEKVAIKILDKTKLDQKTQRLLSREISSMEMLHHPNVIRLYEVVETLSKLHLVMEYAGGGELFTKISTEGRLSDTDSRIVFSQILSAVKHMHDSSIIHRDLKAENVFYTYNMCVKVGDFGFSTISKKEETLNTFCGSPPYAAPELFRDENYVGVFVDVWALGILLFFMVTGTMPFRADTVAKLKKCILDGTYTIPPFILEPCQRLIRGILQPVPANRYTIDHIMTSEWLHSVQFPKAMEPFKLDPMYLAEPCDLKEEEVEVKVALENLGITEEHIRNNQGKDSRSSITGVYRIILHRVQKRLASDSVPIITQLELKDSKKERPKPYREIRYTSKLCSIL, encoded by the exons ATGACGGCAGTGTACATGAATGGGGGGACTCTGGGGAGTCAGCGTTACGCCCGGTGGAGCCGGCAGGACAGTGCCGAGGACTATCCCTGCGCCGAGCACTACACTGAGGAGGAGGACGGCAGGCAGCGGCGGCTGACTCCCTTTGAGAAACTGACCTTGGACATGTCCCAAGATGAGAAGGTGGTGAAAGAGCTCACCCTGGGCAAGAGAATTGGCTTCTACCGGGTCCGAGGAGAGATTGGGAGCGGCAATTTCTCCAACGTCAAGCTGGGCATCCACTCCCTCACTAAAG AAAAGGTAGCAATTAAAATCCTGGACAAGACGAAGCTGGACCAGAAGACGCAACGTCTGCTGTCGAGAGAGATCTCCAGCATGGAGATGCTGCACCACCCCAATGTGATCCGGCTGTACGAGGTTGTGGAGACCCTGTCCAAGCTGCACCTTGTCATGGAGTATGCAGGAGGAGGGGAGCTCTTTACCAAGATCAGCACAGAGGGGAGGCTCTCCGACACAGACAGCAGAATCGTCTTCTCTCAAATCCTCTCTGCGGTCAAACACATG CACGATAGCAGCATAATTCACAGAGACCTGAaagcagaaaatgtgttttatacctACAACATGTGCGTGAAGGTGGGTGACTTCGGCTTCAGTACCATCAGCAAGAAGGAAGAGACCCTCAACACGTTCTGCGGCTCTCCGCCTTACGCAGCCCCTGAACTGTTCAGAGACGAGAACTACGTGGGCGTCTTCGTGGACGTCTGGGCGCTGGGCATCTTGCTTTTCTTCATGGTGACTGGCACCATGCCTTTCAGAGCAGACACTGTAGCTAAGCTGAAGAAGTGCATTCTGGACGGCACTTATACCATCCCCCCTTTTATCTTAGAGCCCTGCCAGAGACTGATTCGAGGCATCCTGCAGCCTGTGCCTGCCAACCGCTACACTATAGACCACATCATGACCAGCGAGTGGCTTCACTCCGTCCAGTTTCCCAAAGCTATGGAGCCTTTCAAACTGGACCCCATGTATCTGGCTGAACCATGTGACCTGAAGGAAGAGGAGGTGGAAGTTAAAGTGGCTTTGGAGAATCTGGGCATCACAGAGGAGCACATTAGGAACAACCAGGGGAAGGACTCGCGCAGCTCCATCACTGGAGTTTACCGCATCATCCTGCACCGTGTGCAGAAGAGACTGGCAAGCGACAGCGTGCCCATTATCACACAGCTGGAACTCAAAGACTCCAAGAAAGAGAGGCCAAAGCCTTATCGTGAGATCAGGTACACATCCAAACTCTGTTCAATTTTATAA